One genomic window of Devosia salina includes the following:
- a CDS encoding DUF2254 domain-containing protein, which yields MSQIAFKFRQVVQRMWFLPLAFSLVAVLTLLIAFGMARLIPDGLPFTLSSEAVESILTVLASSLLTVAVFALSTIVSALSSASSQTTPRAVPLIVGDRSAQTSISVFIGAFLFSIVGIIGLSAGIYSEAGRLLLFAVTLGVVVLVVAALIRWIGQISAIGRVGETVERAGEAAERAFRSVPGRGLLGCRPLEAEAEGEAVFSRKIGYVQHIDTGRLQDLAEEHELVVSITARPGAYAAPDRPLVLVEGSVDEGLAEKLASAFVVGKARTFDSDPRFGLIVLAEIASKALSPGINDPGTAIVVIGTLVRVLTDRPTDDSELKYDRVLVAPLDANDLMADAFRPIARDGAGSIEVMLRMIAGLKTLARGRPDLEAAATGMIKDAVDRGTTAMSARSDKAALKAAGKLD from the coding sequence ATGAGTCAGATCGCGTTCAAGTTCAGGCAGGTTGTCCAGCGCATGTGGTTCCTGCCGCTGGCGTTTTCGCTGGTCGCGGTGCTGACCCTGCTGATCGCCTTTGGCATGGCGCGCCTCATTCCGGACGGACTGCCCTTCACGCTGTCATCGGAAGCGGTGGAATCGATCCTGACGGTGCTGGCATCGAGCCTTCTGACCGTGGCGGTCTTTGCGCTTTCGACCATCGTCAGTGCCCTATCGAGTGCATCATCTCAAACGACGCCGCGGGCGGTGCCGCTGATCGTCGGCGACCGAAGCGCGCAGACTTCCATCTCGGTCTTTATCGGCGCGTTCCTGTTCTCCATCGTGGGCATTATCGGGCTCTCGGCCGGCATCTACAGCGAAGCCGGTCGGCTGTTGTTGTTCGCGGTGACGCTCGGTGTCGTGGTGCTGGTCGTGGCGGCCCTGATCCGCTGGATCGGCCAGATCTCTGCCATCGGCCGCGTCGGAGAGACGGTGGAACGCGCCGGCGAAGCAGCGGAGCGGGCGTTTCGCTCGGTGCCGGGGCGGGGCTTGCTGGGTTGCCGGCCGCTGGAAGCGGAAGCCGAAGGCGAAGCCGTGTTTTCGCGCAAGATCGGCTATGTGCAGCATATCGATACCGGTCGCCTGCAGGACCTGGCCGAGGAGCATGAGCTGGTGGTCTCGATCACCGCCCGGCCCGGTGCCTATGCCGCGCCCGACCGCCCACTCGTCCTGGTCGAGGGTTCAGTCGATGAAGGGTTGGCCGAAAAGCTGGCCAGCGCCTTTGTGGTGGGCAAGGCCCGCACCTTCGACAGCGATCCGCGATTCGGCCTCATCGTCCTGGCCGAGATTGCCAGCAAGGCGCTTTCACCCGGCATCAATGACCCCGGCACCGCCATTGTGGTGATCGGCACGCTGGTGCGGGTGCTCACGGACCGACCGACCGACGACAGTGAGCTCAAATATGACCGCGTGCTGGTTGCGCCGCTCGACGCCAATGACCTGATGGCGGACGCCTTCCGTCCCATCGCGCGCGACGGGGCCGGCAGTATCGAGGTGATGCTGCGCATGATCGCCGGACTCAAGACGCTGGCGCGCGGCCGGCCGGACCTCGAGGCGGCGGCGACCGGCATGATCAAGGACGCCGTCGATCGCGGCACCACCGCCATGAGCGCAAGGAGCGACAAGGCGGCACTGAAGGCAGCGGGCAAACTGGACTAG
- a CDS encoding DNA-packaging protein: protein MSTLRSSLLREAGQLPDNQIRRLAFNWQVWAYPHQLPPEGDWTTWLLLGGRGAGKTRAGAEWVRRLAEEGVGPIALVGETMTEAEAVMVRGESGVLRVCPPDRSPKLRENVLIWPNGVEAHLLPASDPERFRGPQFAAAWCDETGKWKKAEAAFDMLQFGLRLGARPRQLVTTTPRTTKLMKRLMADDATVITRAKTKVNKHLADAFMAAVVARYRDTVLGRQELDGELIEDRPDALWQRRMFARFEGTELGRIVVAVDPPVTGTERSDACGIVVAGRAGEGAVVLEDATLKGVRPDIWAARAVAAFHAHEADCIVVEVNQGGDLVRQVLAQVDGAVPVRTVRASRGKWVRAEPVAALYARGLVRHVSGLTALEDELCAFGPDGKAEGHSPDRVDALVWALTELVLNDARPRVRGL, encoded by the coding sequence ATGTCGACATTGCGGTCTAGCCTGCTGCGGGAGGCCGGTCAGCTACCGGATAACCAAATCCGGCGCCTGGCCTTCAACTGGCAGGTCTGGGCCTATCCGCATCAACTGCCGCCGGAGGGCGACTGGACCACCTGGTTGCTGCTCGGCGGGCGCGGAGCCGGCAAGACAAGGGCCGGCGCCGAATGGGTGCGAAGGCTTGCCGAAGAAGGCGTGGGGCCGATCGCCCTGGTGGGCGAAACCATGACCGAGGCCGAAGCGGTGATGGTGCGCGGCGAAAGCGGCGTTCTGCGCGTCTGCCCCCCTGATCGCAGTCCCAAACTGCGGGAAAACGTGCTGATCTGGCCCAATGGCGTAGAGGCACATCTTTTGCCGGCATCGGACCCCGAGCGCTTTCGCGGACCACAATTTGCGGCGGCCTGGTGCGACGAGACCGGCAAATGGAAGAAGGCGGAGGCCGCCTTCGACATGCTGCAATTCGGGTTGCGGCTGGGCGCGCGGCCGCGCCAGCTGGTGACGACCACCCCGCGCACGACCAAGCTGATGAAGCGGTTGATGGCGGACGACGCGACCGTGATCACGCGGGCAAAGACCAAGGTGAACAAGCACCTGGCGGACGCCTTCATGGCGGCGGTGGTGGCGCGCTACCGGGATACGGTACTCGGGCGGCAGGAACTCGATGGCGAATTGATCGAGGACCGGCCCGACGCGCTGTGGCAGCGGCGCATGTTTGCGCGCTTTGAGGGCACCGAACTGGGTCGCATCGTCGTGGCAGTTGATCCGCCGGTGACCGGAACAGAGCGCTCGGACGCCTGCGGCATTGTCGTCGCCGGACGGGCAGGCGAGGGCGCCGTGGTGCTCGAAGACGCTACGCTCAAGGGCGTGCGCCCCGACATCTGGGCGGCGCGGGCAGTGGCGGCGTTTCATGCCCATGAGGCCGATTGCATCGTGGTGGAAGTCAACCAGGGCGGGGATCTGGTGCGGCAGGTGCTGGCGCAGGTTGATGGGGCGGTGCCAGTGCGCACGGTCAGGGCCAGTCGCGGCAAATGGGTGCGCGCCGAGCCGGTGGCGGCGCTCTACGCACGGGGACTGGTGCGCCACGTCTCCGGGCTGACGGCGCTGGAGGACGAACTCTGCGCCTTCGGACCGGACGGCAAGGCCGAGGGCCATTCGCCGGATCGGGTGGATGCATTGGTCTGGGCGCTGACGGAGCTGGTGCTGAACGATGCAAGACCGCGGGTGAGGGGCTTGTGA
- a CDS encoding type II toxin-antitoxin system VapC family toxin yields the protein MSLLLDTNVLSDLRRNRPGNAVLFDWRERVQAEPKYISVVSILELEFGVLQAEHRQQGNAAALRRWLDTIVIPGFAGATISVDVQIALACAKLQRIRTLPANDALIAATALVHNLTIVTRNTADFAGLGVELVNPWVTG from the coding sequence GTGAGCCTGCTGCTCGACACCAATGTCCTGTCTGATCTGAGGCGAAACCGCCCGGGGAACGCGGTTCTCTTCGACTGGAGAGAACGCGTGCAGGCTGAGCCAAAATACATTTCCGTTGTTTCGATCCTTGAACTCGAATTTGGCGTATTGCAGGCTGAGCACCGGCAGCAGGGCAATGCCGCCGCCCTTCGGCGTTGGCTGGATACAATAGTGATCCCCGGATTTGCCGGAGCAACAATTAGTGTTGATGTCCAGATCGCTTTGGCATGCGCAAAACTGCAGCGCATTCGCACGCTCCCGGCCAATGACGCCCTCATCGCCGCGACTGCGTTGGTCCACAACTTGACCATTGTCACCCGCAACACAGCCGACTTTGCCGGCTTGGGCGTAGAGCTCGTGAACCCATGGGTAACCGGCTGA
- a CDS encoding phage portal protein — MPNLLNRLFGGRTNTPDETKDFAGHTMLTLSQLGPAQWSGRGYASLVNQGFMRNPVVYRCVRLIAEAANRVPLVVRADGRVVSEHPLQLLLKKPNGRQSGAELLEAVYAYLQTAGNAYLQAGIVDGTVRTLFVLRPDRMSVVAGRDGWPVAYDYKAGGRAVRISQEPLPVPGVLHMALFHPLDDHYGMGPLEAAQTSLDIHNASAQWNKALLDNAARPSGALVYSAGAGSLTEEQFNRLKEEMEAHFAGAANAGRPMVLDGGLDWKAIAMSPREMDFIEARHAAARDIALAFGVPPMLLGIPGDNTYANLAEANRALWRQTLVPLVMRVAEELSGWLGPAFEGAEIVPDFEGVEALAEDRAALWARVGAADFLTDAEKRELTGVGSGA, encoded by the coding sequence ATGCCAAACCTGCTGAACCGCCTGTTTGGCGGACGGACAAACACGCCCGACGAAACCAAGGACTTTGCCGGACACACCATGCTGACGCTGAGCCAGCTGGGGCCGGCGCAGTGGAGCGGGCGGGGCTATGCCAGCCTGGTCAACCAGGGGTTCATGCGCAATCCGGTGGTCTATCGCTGCGTGCGGCTGATTGCCGAGGCTGCCAATCGGGTGCCGCTGGTGGTCAGGGCCGATGGTCGGGTGGTGAGCGAACATCCGCTTCAGCTCTTGCTCAAAAAGCCCAATGGGCGGCAATCGGGCGCGGAACTGCTGGAGGCCGTCTATGCCTATCTGCAGACGGCAGGGAATGCCTATCTGCAGGCGGGGATCGTCGATGGCACGGTGCGGACATTGTTCGTCTTGCGGCCCGACCGGATGAGCGTGGTCGCCGGGCGCGATGGCTGGCCGGTGGCCTATGACTACAAGGCCGGGGGCAGGGCGGTGCGGATTTCCCAGGAGCCGCTGCCGGTGCCGGGCGTGCTGCATATGGCGCTGTTCCATCCGCTCGACGACCATTACGGCATGGGGCCGCTGGAAGCGGCGCAGACCAGCCTCGACATTCACAATGCCTCGGCGCAGTGGAACAAGGCGCTGCTCGACAATGCGGCACGGCCCAGCGGGGCCCTGGTCTATTCGGCGGGGGCGGGAAGCCTGACCGAAGAGCAGTTCAACCGGCTCAAGGAAGAGATGGAAGCCCATTTTGCCGGGGCGGCCAATGCCGGCCGGCCCATGGTGCTCGATGGCGGGCTGGATTGGAAAGCCATCGCCATGAGCCCGCGCGAGATGGACTTCATCGAGGCCCGGCACGCGGCAGCGCGCGACATCGCCCTGGCCTTCGGCGTGCCGCCCATGCTGCTCGGCATCCCCGGCGACAATACCTATGCCAACCTCGCCGAAGCCAACAGGGCCCTGTGGCGGCAGACCCTGGTGCCGCTGGTGATGCGGGTGGCAGAGGAGTTGAGCGGGTGGCTGGGACCGGCCTTTGAAGGGGCAGAAATCGTTCCGGACTTCGAGGGTGTCGAGGCGCTGGCCGAGGACCGCGCGGCGCTTTGGGCCAGGGTCGGGGCGGCGGATTTCCTCACCGATGCGGAGAAGCGGGAGCTGACCGGGGTCGGGAGCGGGGCTTAG
- a CDS encoding RNase A-like domain-containing protein — translation MTSRIAERALNALGYEFRLATLSLKLDVLIAGLERRYRPDQPRAPKGTPEGGQWIDDLGGAPQERPAGERVQVAQADGLGPVDLLDHEGIDGAHAIAEHVGKSDAYLLARVGGGAWQAGPTTIFRYRAGSFSSLASANRLVNSTLALNHATVLKVAHGIKRDAYIVAQFGSPTGKEAFRLSLTSQPYIRTTTSVGIYIVHDPRFPEGFRIQTAYPILE, via the coding sequence GTGACGTCACGGATTGCGGAGCGAGCGCTGAACGCGCTTGGGTATGAATTCCGGCTGGCAACGCTTTCGCTGAAGCTGGATGTGCTGATCGCCGGGCTGGAGCGGCGCTATCGGCCGGACCAACCGCGAGCACCGAAAGGGACGCCGGAGGGCGGGCAGTGGATTGACGATCTCGGAGGCGCCCCGCAGGAGAGACCTGCCGGTGAACGAGTTCAGGTGGCGCAGGCTGACGGCCTGGGACCTGTGGACCTCCTCGATCATGAAGGCATAGATGGTGCTCATGCTATTGCAGAACACGTAGGGAAATCAGATGCTTATCTATTAGCACGCGTTGGCGGAGGTGCGTGGCAGGCTGGCCCAACGACCATCTTCAGGTACAGGGCAGGTTCGTTTTCTTCCTTGGCATCGGCGAACCGTCTCGTAAATTCTACTTTGGCATTGAACCATGCGACTGTGTTAAAAGTAGCGCATGGGATCAAGCGGGATGCCTATATAGTTGCGCAGTTTGGATCGCCGACCGGCAAAGAGGCGTTCAGGCTCAGCCTGACATCACAACCATATATTCGCACGACTACCTCGGTCGGCATCTACATTGTTCATGACCCCAGATTTCCTGAGGGATTCAGGATACAGACCGCTTACCCAATATTGGAGTGA
- a CDS encoding HK97 family phage prohead protease produces MSAIPIDAEGRFAGYASVFSRLDSGGDIVLPGAFAKSLVRRRGRIRLLFQHDPKEPVGTWESMGEDSHGLFVTGRLVPGVPRSDALKRLIGNGALDGLSIGFRTVKASRRDGNRLLHEIDLYEVSIVTFPMMEEARIASPLTAGAAIAAATKTIRNR; encoded by the coding sequence ATGAGTGCCATTCCCATCGACGCGGAGGGACGGTTTGCCGGCTATGCGAGCGTCTTCAGCAGGCTCGATAGCGGCGGCGATATTGTGCTGCCGGGGGCATTTGCGAAAAGCCTCGTCAGACGGCGCGGGCGGATCAGGCTGCTGTTCCAGCACGATCCCAAGGAGCCGGTGGGCACCTGGGAGAGCATGGGCGAGGACAGCCACGGGCTGTTCGTCACTGGACGGCTGGTGCCAGGCGTGCCGCGCTCGGATGCGCTCAAACGGCTGATCGGGAACGGGGCGCTCGATGGCCTCTCCATCGGCTTCCGCACGGTCAAGGCGAGCCGTCGCGACGGCAATCGCCTGCTGCATGAGATCGACCTCTACGAGGTCTCGATCGTCACCTTTCCGATGATGGAGGAAGCGCGCATCGCTTCCCCCCTCACGGCCGGCGCGGCCATTGCCGCCGCCACGAAAACTATCCGTAACCGATAG
- a CDS encoding phage major capsid protein: protein MDRIDDGLETKAGAGGDIAALFAEFSSAFEEFKATNDQRLKEIEKRGSADGLIEGKLEKLNRVIDGHKAAMDRLTAERGRPAIEGKGGNLPDGEYKEAFSAYVKHGEEKALQIGVNADGGYVVPAEVETEITRLMTHISPIRAIAGVRQVSGSAYKRPITVTGPATGWVGEAAARPTTNSQTLAELSYPTTELYAMPAATSAFLDDAAVDVGQWIADEVNAAFAAQETTAFVTGDGTNKPNGFLNATKVAEASWSWGNLGYLATGVSGALPASNASDILIDLVYALKAGYRQNATWLMNRKTQGALRKLKDADGNYLWQPAAAADGRASFMGFPLVEAEDMPNIGANSFSLAFGDFRRGYLIVDRQGVSVLRDPFSSKPYVLFYTTKRVGGGIADYDAIKLLKFGTS, encoded by the coding sequence ATGGATCGGATCGACGACGGCCTTGAGACCAAGGCCGGCGCAGGGGGCGACATTGCCGCGCTCTTCGCCGAATTTTCCTCGGCATTCGAGGAATTCAAGGCCACCAATGACCAGCGTTTGAAGGAGATCGAAAAGCGCGGATCGGCCGATGGCCTCATCGAGGGCAAGCTCGAAAAGCTCAACCGGGTGATCGACGGCCACAAGGCGGCGATGGATCGCCTGACCGCCGAACGCGGGCGCCCGGCCATCGAGGGCAAGGGCGGCAACCTGCCCGATGGCGAATACAAGGAAGCGTTCTCGGCCTATGTGAAGCATGGCGAGGAAAAGGCGCTGCAGATCGGCGTCAATGCCGATGGCGGCTATGTGGTGCCGGCCGAGGTCGAAACCGAGATTACGCGGCTGATGACCCATATCTCGCCGATCCGCGCCATTGCCGGCGTGCGGCAGGTGTCGGGTTCAGCCTATAAGCGGCCGATCACCGTGACCGGTCCGGCGACCGGCTGGGTGGGCGAGGCCGCAGCGCGGCCGACCACCAACAGCCAGACCCTGGCGGAACTGAGCTACCCCACGACCGAGCTCTATGCCATGCCGGCAGCCACCTCGGCCTTTCTCGACGATGCGGCGGTGGATGTGGGGCAGTGGATTGCCGACGAGGTCAATGCGGCCTTCGCGGCGCAGGAGACCACGGCTTTCGTGACCGGCGACGGCACCAACAAGCCCAATGGCTTCCTCAATGCCACCAAGGTGGCAGAGGCGAGCTGGAGCTGGGGCAATCTGGGCTATCTCGCCACGGGCGTGTCCGGCGCGCTGCCGGCCAGCAATGCCAGTGATATCCTGATCGACCTGGTCTATGCGCTCAAGGCCGGCTACCGCCAGAATGCGACCTGGTTGATGAACCGCAAGACGCAGGGTGCGCTGCGCAAGCTCAAGGATGCCGATGGCAATTATCTCTGGCAGCCAGCGGCGGCGGCCGATGGACGCGCCAGCTTCATGGGCTTCCCGCTGGTCGAGGCCGAGGACATGCCCAATATCGGCGCCAATTCCTTCTCGCTGGCCTTCGGTGACTTCCGCCGCGGCTATCTGATCGTCGACCGCCAGGGTGTGTCGGTGCTGCGCGACCCGTTCAGCTCCAAGCCCTATGTGCTGTTCTACACGACGAAGAGGGTTGGCGGCGGGATCGCCGATTATGACGCGATCAAGCTGCTGAAGTTTGGCACCTCGTGA
- a CDS encoding head-tail connector protein — MTSYLLAGPAEEPVSLAEAKAFLKVDDSAEDGLITTLIGAARLHVEGVTGKALLAQSWRVVLDDWPEGGTVRLPVSPLISVTAINAVDDNGGSHDIALAQFLSEPDRLVVPRVVVGMPLLQERQGLEIDYVAGFGTEPADVPADLRQALLGLVAHWFEHRDAVVVAGSGAIVPSGFDRAVARHKRVRL, encoded by the coding sequence ATGACTTCCTATCTCCTGGCGGGACCCGCCGAGGAGCCGGTTTCGCTTGCCGAGGCCAAGGCTTTCCTCAAGGTCGATGACAGTGCCGAAGACGGGCTGATCACGACCCTCATTGGTGCGGCGCGGCTGCATGTCGAGGGCGTCACCGGCAAGGCGTTGCTGGCGCAAAGCTGGCGCGTGGTGCTCGACGACTGGCCCGAAGGCGGCACGGTGAGGCTGCCGGTATCGCCGCTGATTTCGGTCACCGCGATCAATGCCGTCGACGACAATGGCGGCAGCCACGATATCGCGCTGGCGCAGTTTCTGAGTGAACCCGACAGGCTGGTGGTGCCGCGCGTCGTGGTGGGCATGCCGCTGCTGCAGGAGCGGCAAGGCCTCGAGATTGACTATGTCGCCGGCTTCGGCACCGAGCCTGCGGATGTGCCCGCCGACCTTCGGCAGGCCCTGCTCGGGCTGGTGGCGCATTGGTTCGAGCATCGCGACGCAGTGGTCGTGGCCGGATCGGGGGCGATCGTGCCGTCAGGCTTTGACCGTGCCGTTGCCCGGCACAAGCGGGTGCGACTGTGA
- a CDS encoding phage head closure protein, with product MSAEKIPAIGTLTDRVQLKRRESLGDGGGGHARIYVPVTNLWARVRSLSGRQGTNADGRTVAISHSVVMRFRSDVSPGDRVVYRGRNLDVVSTADLNGRRAHLSCACSETSFTG from the coding sequence GTGAGCGCGGAGAAGATCCCGGCCATCGGCACGCTGACCGACCGGGTGCAATTGAAGCGGCGCGAAAGCCTCGGTGATGGCGGTGGCGGGCACGCGCGCATCTACGTGCCGGTGACCAATCTCTGGGCGCGGGTACGCAGCCTTTCGGGGCGGCAGGGTACCAATGCCGACGGCCGGACCGTTGCCATCTCGCATAGCGTGGTCATGCGCTTCCGCAGCGACGTCTCGCCTGGTGATCGGGTGGTCTATCGCGGGCGCAACCTGGACGTGGTGAGCACGGCGGACCTGAACGGCCGGCGGGCCCATCTCAGCTGCGCGTGCAGCGAAACCAGCTTTACGGGGTAG
- a CDS encoding DUF3168 domain-containing protein: MHPIASLQAALVTALEADTALAAIIGAGGVFDAPPRDRPAPYVVIDRHDMRQHDGDAAPGQEHRVLLHCWSDQPSRKAALEIAERVVAVALAGLVPAGLVVTHGEHMRTETSIDTATGQARAAVTLRFFSE, translated from the coding sequence ATGCATCCGATTGCGAGCCTGCAGGCGGCACTGGTGACGGCGCTGGAGGCCGATACGGCGCTGGCGGCAATAATCGGGGCAGGGGGCGTGTTCGACGCGCCGCCGCGCGACCGGCCGGCGCCCTATGTGGTCATTGACCGCCACGACATGCGCCAGCATGACGGCGACGCGGCGCCGGGCCAGGAACATCGCGTGCTGCTCCACTGCTGGAGCGACCAGCCCAGCCGCAAGGCGGCGCTGGAAATCGCCGAGCGCGTGGTGGCGGTGGCGCTGGCGGGGTTGGTGCCGGCCGGGCTGGTGGTCACGCATGGCGAGCATATGCGGACGGAAACCAGCATCGATACGGCGACCGGACAGGCGAGGGCGGCGGTGACGCTGCGGTTTTTCAGCGAGTGA
- a CDS encoding phage major tail protein, TP901-1 family: MAAQSGKDVLLKLDQTGSGSFLTVAGLRTRSLSFNAASVDTTDQESAGRWRELLAGGGVKRASVSGAGVFKDQASDATIRSLFFAGTIRSWQLILPSFGTVEGPFQIVALEFSADHAGEVTFDLALESAGEVSFVAV; the protein is encoded by the coding sequence ATGGCAGCCCAGAGTGGCAAGGACGTGCTTCTCAAACTCGACCAGACCGGGTCGGGGAGTTTTCTCACCGTGGCAGGGCTGCGCACACGCAGCCTCAGTTTCAATGCGGCGAGCGTCGACACGACCGACCAGGAGAGTGCCGGGCGCTGGCGCGAACTGCTCGCCGGGGGCGGGGTCAAGAGGGCTTCGGTGTCAGGGGCGGGGGTCTTCAAGGACCAGGCGTCCGACGCGACGATCCGGTCGCTCTTCTTTGCCGGCACGATCCGCAGCTGGCAGCTGATCCTGCCCAGCTTCGGCACGGTGGAGGGACCGTTCCAGATCGTGGCGCTGGAATTTTCGGCCGATCATGCGGGAGAAGTGACCTTCGACCTGGCGCTGGAAAGCGCGGGCGAAGTGAGCTTCGTGGCGGTTTGA
- a CDS encoding gene transfer agent family protein → MTNIHRGEIAAEIGGETRTLCLTLGALAELEARLGAGDLAGLAERFAEGRISARDLTAILGAGLRGGGNGISDDDLARMSVEGGLRGAAEIAVRLLRATFGDGE, encoded by the coding sequence ATGACAAACATTCATCGGGGTGAAATCGCGGCCGAGATCGGTGGCGAGACGAGAACGCTTTGCCTGACGCTGGGCGCGCTGGCCGAGCTGGAGGCGCGGTTGGGTGCCGGGGACCTGGCGGGCCTGGCGGAGCGTTTCGCCGAGGGGCGGATCTCCGCGCGCGACCTGACGGCCATTCTCGGGGCGGGACTGCGCGGTGGTGGTAATGGGATCAGCGATGACGACCTGGCGCGCATGAGCGTCGAGGGCGGCCTGCGCGGGGCGGCGGAAATTGCCGTGCGATTGCTCAGGGCGACTTTCGGAGACGGCGAATGA
- a CDS encoding rcc01693 family protein, whose amino-acid sequence MRPFPWSEAMRFGLGVLRLPPRDFWAMTPRELAAAWGAIMGDRAGPLGRNELERLMETFPDGR is encoded by the coding sequence ATGAGACCTTTTCCATGGAGCGAAGCCATGCGCTTCGGGCTGGGCGTATTGCGCCTGCCGCCCCGCGACTTCTGGGCGATGACGCCGCGCGAACTGGCCGCAGCCTGGGGGGCGATCATGGGCGATCGGGCCGGCCCGCTGGGGCGAAACGAGCTCGAGAGACTAATGGAGACCTTTCCCGATGGCCGGTGA
- a CDS encoding phage tail tape measure protein — protein MAGDLFGEEFRDQLGDVSVELGRIGDLADSVANSVSRAFRGAVMDGKSFRSVLSDIGRAFADIALKAAFKPLGTLVGGLVENLFASTNPAVTPFAKGGVIASPSYFPLGRGMGLAGEAGPEAIMPLQRGADGRLGVAGGGGAVNVTFNVTASDARSFAASEAEVSAMLLRAVRRGTRGS, from the coding sequence ATGGCCGGTGACCTGTTTGGCGAAGAGTTTCGCGATCAACTCGGTGATGTCTCGGTGGAGCTGGGACGCATTGGCGACCTGGCCGACAGCGTTGCCAACTCGGTGAGCCGGGCCTTTCGTGGCGCCGTGATGGACGGGAAGTCATTTCGCTCGGTGCTTTCTGACATCGGGCGGGCCTTTGCGGACATTGCCCTGAAGGCCGCGTTCAAGCCGCTGGGGACGCTGGTTGGCGGGCTGGTGGAGAACCTGTTCGCATCGACCAATCCGGCGGTGACGCCCTTTGCCAAGGGCGGGGTGATTGCGTCTCCAAGCTATTTCCCGCTGGGAAGGGGAATGGGCCTGGCCGGCGAGGCGGGGCCGGAGGCGATCATGCCCCTGCAGCGCGGCGCTGACGGACGGCTGGGCGTGGCCGGCGGCGGGGGCGCGGTCAACGTGACGTTCAATGTCACCGCCAGCGACGCGCGCAGCTTTGCGGCCAGCGAGGCGGAAGTGAGCGCGATGCTGTTGCGCGCCGTGCGGCGGGGTACGAGGGGAAGCTGA
- a CDS encoding DUF2460 domain-containing protein, with product MAFHHIRFPLDIALGARGGPERRTEVTTLAGGGEKRNGRWAHSRRRYNAGYGVKSRADMQAVLAFFEERRGRLHGFLWRDGLDHSSGGLVPLPTDQVLGTGDGVRAQFQLVKTYGAAFDPYLRDITKPVAGSVRIAVDGVELPGGWTVDVATGLVGFDVAPADGAVVSAGFLFDVPVRFDTDRLDIELNGFDGAEAPSIPLVEILP from the coding sequence ATGGCCTTTCATCACATACGATTTCCGCTCGATATCGCGCTGGGCGCGCGGGGTGGGCCGGAGCGGCGGACTGAGGTGACAACGCTGGCCGGTGGGGGCGAGAAGCGCAATGGGCGCTGGGCGCATTCGCGCCGGCGCTACAATGCCGGCTATGGCGTCAAGTCGCGCGCCGACATGCAGGCCGTGCTGGCCTTTTTCGAAGAGCGACGCGGGCGGCTGCACGGGTTTCTGTGGCGCGATGGGCTGGACCATTCCTCCGGCGGGCTCGTGCCATTGCCGACCGACCAGGTGCTCGGCACTGGCGACGGGGTTCGTGCCCAGTTTCAGCTGGTCAAGACCTATGGCGCTGCGTTCGACCCGTACTTGCGGGACATCACCAAGCCGGTGGCGGGCAGCGTGAGGATCGCGGTCGATGGGGTTGAGCTGCCAGGCGGCTGGACCGTCGATGTGGCCACGGGGCTGGTCGGCTTCGATGTTGCTCCCGCCGATGGAGCGGTGGTCAGCGCTGGTTTCCTGTTCGACGTGCCGGTGCGCTTCGATACGGATCGCCTCGACATCGAACTCAATGGTTTCGATGGCGCCGAGGCGCCCAGTATCCCGCTGGTGGAGATCCTGCCATGA